The DNA segment agagtgagacacagagagagagagagacacagagagagagagacacacagagagagagacacagagagagagagagagagacacagagagagagagagacagagagagagagagacacacacacagacagaaagagacacacacacagagacagcgagagagacacacagagagaaagacagacagagagagagacagagacacagacacaaagtgagagacagagatagatatggacacagagagagaaagacacagacacagagaaagacaaagacagagagagagatagacagacagacagagacacagagagggagagagagagcgagaaagagggacacagagagagagggagagacagacacagatttTAAAGAAatctgcgggtgcgttggggggcaAAGAAATCATGTTTTTGAGGAGTGGGCAGAAACCCTGGCTCCAACTTGCCTAAGAACACacatgacccagagtcatctgggtgcgcgcgctgtTCCCGAACCCTGAAGTGCCacaggcaattaaaaccggcgggatggtatttaaagcagcaattcaagtacttaaagtacttgaaatgtacataaatctcATTAAAGATGAAGGTAagcaatttcaacgctgcctcagcgtgtttcccgtgctgtgtgaaacacgccatggtgaacaagttgtgtttcagccggcagccatttggatatttaaatacctgtttgacagatggggataaaaggtgaattattgcagcagggcactcagttctctcggaCAAACTTCTGGCTGGGAGatctgtgtttagactgaaaattcttggttcacactcagaattgctctgtttacacatatttaccaactttttggacctcctcaaactgacaccatcaagaagggaggcgcgatggctgcattcaccagtacatccaaggatgaggaacatcaccatcctcgccagccACGGCGTGCACTTACGCCActtagagctccacaacacagtgctgcgccacaggcacctgtacaagagcatagagggcaacaacagagggagcaacgtcgcaggaggcactaccctcgccacagggtctacagaccgaggctcagcttcctggacctctctgaggagcagtgcatacggaggcttcgagtgagtcgccaggtggtcgcagacatctgcagcctccttcatgtcgagctgctcccggctgggccgagcagcatctctttACCCATCGCtgacaaagtcaccactgccctcaactgctTCACCTCCGGgtcattccagggtgtcaccggggacatcgccggggtgtctcagtcgtctgcacacaagtgcgtaagacaggtcaccgacggcttgttttgcagggtctcgcagtacgtcaacttccccatggacgacctcagccagacggagagggctgtgggactctgtggctggcttcccacaggtacagggtgcaatcgattgcacccatatagcaatccgagcacctccacatcagCCAGGATTGTTCTTCAACacacagcttgtttgtgaccaccgcaaaagatccGTCACGTgtacaccagattccctggctgctgcctcgattccttcattctgagagaatccaacatcccgtccctcttccactcaccgaacacccgcaagggctggctcctcggggacaagggataccccctgcacacgtggctcatgacacctccgaggaaccccatcagcgagcaacagcgtcgatacaacgacagccacatcaccaccaggtctataattaaacgtgcgatagggctgctcaagatgcgattttgaTGCCTCAATcggtctgggggagcgcttcaatatgcaccagcgagagtgggttgcattgcagtagtgtgttgtgtcctgcacaacatggtgcaacagagaggggtactggttgaggatgccccatccacattgaggaggaccaggagaaggagaaggaggaggaggaggaggaggagcacgacgaacccatgggcagagcagtggctcacctggctgctcatgaggccagggagtatctcatatgtgaacggttctcgtaattgcagaaagtgagaagagtcataagaacataagaaataggagcaggagtaggccaatcggcccctcgagcctgctctgccattcaataagatcatggctgatctgatcttaacctcaaatctcaattcatgtccaatttcctgcccgctccccgtaacccctaattccctttacttctaggaaactgtctatttctgtttaaattatttaatgatgtagcttccacagcttcctggggcagcaaattccacagacctactaccctctgagtgaagaagtttctcctcatctcagttttgaaagagcagcccttattctaagattatgccccctagttctagtttcacccatccttgggaacattcttaccacatccacccgatcaagccccttcacaatcttatatgtttcaataagatcgcctctcattcttctgaactccaatgagtagagtcccaatctactcaagcctctcctcatatgtccgccccctcatccccgggattaaccgagtgaaccttctttgtactgcctcgagagcaagtatgtcttttcttaagtatggagaccaaaactgtatgcagtattccaggtgcggtctcaccaataccttatataactgcagcaatacctccctgtttttatattctatccccctagcaataaaagccaacattccgttggccttcttgatcacctgctgcacctgcaaactaaccttttgattttcttgcactaggacccccagatccctttgtattgcagtcctcacaccacctggaaagagcagcgtcaacaccagcaccaccccccacctcccgcacaaaacagtccaggaactacacatacacccactgtaaagtgacccactgggtggcatcaagtgtcgccgttcatgatgaagcacatgaaagggccctatcacaaaagccagacaagaatggccaagacatggctgTAGTGGTGAGaaaaataacatttaatgtgattttaacaaaaaccaaatataaatgaaaaacacgacagtctatcagacacccttgtgcatatccttcgtgatcacaaatccttagcctatCTCTTCCTCtgctgcatcccctgtggctgcggcagaggtagtggcaggttgctcttgttcatgctctgaccaattagatgctttcggcctacgtcctctgggtttcagtgcccacgtcctctgggtttcagtgcccgtgagggcccctccaaagactgctctaccgacacctgtgcaggggcagactcggccacctgtagaggaggcagcattgaggttactggttgagagggggggcaacgggtgagacgtgggagcgctctgagtggcgtccccacttccatgtcccctttcgccatcatccctctcctggcccaggccctcatcactcctaccaccctgctggagaacagcatGAAGGacttgtgtgatgccttgtaagcccagttgtgaagtttctgcctgcctgtttaaggtggcagaatgttgttcaccctgggtccgcacggccgttgtcaggaatggactcatttgtgagccgtgcttgaagcttcgtggaggctagccttccctccatcgcagacatttccacacttatctgtgacactatctcagacatttcagcaattatgtgtgacagtatctcagacagctcctcacgtccctgcgacagtatctcagagattccctcccgtacctgtgccaccattccactcatgcaggagttggactcctccatcctctgcgcgattgtggagagtgcgagtggcacctgttctagcacctcacaaatgtgctgctgtccctctatcattctccttttaaaggatggcccccaggattcagcatctgtgtccagctgagcacagcctggagaggagtgctcccaccatgcagactctccacagctgcccctgccattcgtgtctgctcatgctcacttgtgtgtggtaacctgccaggtgccaacccaactaactgaggactaggacccaccgaggtgtgagtatctgcgctggtggatggctcactcagatgtgacggtgcgccctcagaggtctgtaactcctctgaggaatcgccctctgtcgTCTCTGTGGTCGCTGAAGGGTCGGTAAGAGAACAGAagtcaatattaagcatcatcacagatgtgtcatgttgcgatgagcatactgaggtgttcaacatgccaatcattgttaccatcaattcatattgtgtgtgatgaatgttaaagttgtgtcaccagacgtttgtggggtgccagtctcggcatccccgacggacgggCACTCGAGGGTTTGgatcagctccagcgcctccgactctgcctctgtgaggaccactatttgttgtggcccctctccagtcctcgccctctcacgtgcattttgcgctctctccttccagaaggggagaaagtacagatgtgtgagtgagtgatggtgaagtggccaaccgatgaatgcattgctttgggtggggCTGACCGTGGAAGAggagcatcagagggtgagtgagacagagccatcacattatatcaggattgggatgagtggtagtggtggggtcacaaatggggaggtgaggaagtgctcaggaattgcaagtaagttgaggatgagccttaagtgggtgtgaggagtgatgtgatgagtaatcttggcagtgtagaatgagttggggggggggggggtggttgatgtgcaccatggaatgtaggagaatcagtaagtgtactcacttttgctgacctagttaggtcattgaaacgcttcctgcactggatccaggtgcaggatatgctgttgctgctggtgacctcctctgtcacctcgagccaggccttcttggtggcagaggcagggcacttcctcctgtcagccgggtaaaatatttccctcctcctcctcaccccggccagtagcagctgaagtgaggcatcgctgaatattggagcagtcttgcccctgtgctgctccgttgggtcttcttgctctttgctccagcaaaatccattggagcaatggccctttaaatctagacgctccagctgacagcctatcatgtgggtgcgcagtccgcccgctgcgcagctttcggacggcaaacccggaaacaaggttaatggccatGAATTAAGtcacgatcacgtggggaacggtaagtttttattagtcgggttacccgtgCGAACgttcaccaccaacaccaccccccaccccacccagagacagagagagacagacacagagagagagagagagagagagagagagacacagacacagagagagatacacaggcacagagagagagagagacacacacacatacaggcacagagacagagagagagaggggcacagagacacagagagagagagagagcgagacaggcacagagagagatacacaggcacagagagagagagagagacacacacaggcacagagacacagagagagagagaggcacagagagagagacagagtgagagagaaagacagagacagacagagagagagacagacacaaagacagagagagagaaagacagagacagagagagagacacacacagagacagagagagagagagagacagacagagagagagagaaagacagagagacagacagagagagagagacagacagagagagagacagacagagagagagagacagacagagagagagacagacagacagagagacagacagacagagagagacagacagagagagacagacagagagagagagacagacagagagagacagacagacagagagagagagacagacagagagagagagagacagacagagagagagagacagacagagagagagagacagagagagagagacagagagagagacagagagagagagagagacagagagagagagagacagagagagagagagagacagagagagagagagacagagagagagagagagacagagacagagagagagagacagagtcattcagagagacagagacagagacagacagacagaaagacagacagacagagaaagacagacagacagagaaagggagagagacagtcacagagtgagagagagagagagagagagagacagacacagagagggggagagacagacacagaattaTGGTGTTGGGATGAGTGGTGCTGTCAATGGCACAAAGCACTGACCTCACTGACCCGGACTCCTCTTACCTTCTACCATCACACAGCCCGAGTTTTGAACACAAACAGCCTCAGCCCGACTGGTTCCGACTCCACACGACCATCAACCTGTCTTTTCACTTCACAGATATTGGAGGATATGCTGATCCTTTCCAGCATATTCTCATGCTTTTTCACCCCGCCCCCTATATAGTTCTACTGAAAGGACATTGTCTAATAAAGATAGAAAGTGGGACACGGGACACAGAGATCTCACTACAAAGGCCAGCTGACAATTAAAACCAGCTTCTGGATTCCAGCAGTTCTCTATCATGGAGAACCACATGTAAAACATTACAAATGGCAAAGAAAAATGGGGACGCAGCGGGAGGGGGGGCCCGGGCCCGGGGACGCAGCGGGAGGGGGGGCCCGGGCCCGGGGACGCAGCGGGAGGGGGGGCCCGGGCCCGGGGACGCAGCGGGAGGGGGGGCCCGGGCCCGGGGACGCAGCGGGAGGGGGGGCCCGGGCCCGGGGACGCAGCGGGAGGGGGGGCCCGGGCCCGGGGACGCAGCGGGAGGGGGGGCCCGGGCCCGGGGACGCAGCGGGAGGGGGGGCCCGGGCCCGGGGACGCAGCGGGAGGGGGGGCCCGGGCCCGGGGACGCAGCGGGAGGGGGGGCCCGGGCCCGGGGACGCAGCGGGAGGGGGGGCCCGGGCCCGGGGACGCAGCGGGAGGGGGGGCCCGGGCCCGGGGACGCAGCGGGAGGGGGGGCCCGGGCCCGGGGACGCAGCGGGAGGGGGGGCCCGGGGACGCAGCGGGAGGGGGGGCCCGGGGACGCAGCGGGAGGGGGGGCCCGGGGACGCAGCGGGAGGGGGGGCCCGGGGACGCAGCGGGAGGGGGGGCCCGGGCCCGGGGACGCAGCGGGAGGGGGGGCCCGGGCCCGGGGACGCAGCGGGAGGGGGGGCCCGGGCCCGGGGACGCAGCGGGAGGGGGGGCCCGGGCCCGGGGACGCAGCGGGAGGGGGGGCCCGGGCCCGGGGACGCAGCGGGAGGGGGGGCCCGGGCCCGGGGACGCAGCGGGAGGGGGGGCCCGGGCCCGGGGACGCAGCGGGAGGGGGGGCCCGGGCCCGGGGACGCAGGCATTATCCACGCTCCCCGTACGGCAGACATTATCCcctgaaggggaacagccagaagtcatggtccatgtggaaaccaatgacataggaaggaaaaggtttGAGGTCCCGCGGTCAGAGATTCAGGAGCtaggggaggaagttaaaaagcagggtcTCAAAGGTaaaaatctctggattattcccagtgtctcgcgctagtgagtattggaatataggataagacaggttaatgcgtggctggagaaatggtgcaggagggagagcttcagattcctggggtattgggagcAGTCCGAGggaaggagggatctgttcaagatggacaggttgcacctcaacagagctgggaccaatgtcctcacggggaggttaactggtgctgtgggggagggtttaaactaatttggcagggggatgggcaccaggatgaaacattagagaggagaaacaaggtgcacagaggattgggagagacaaatagaacTAGAGTAAAGAACAGCTCAGAAATGGGAGGCAGTCTAAGATAAGATTGGAgtccatgtgtgtaaatgcacgtagcatagtaaataaggttggtgagctgcagagacAAATCGCatcatgggactatgatatagtggcaataacagggacctggctcaaagaaggagaggattgggaacttaatattcctggctacaaggtattcaggaaagatagggcaggaaagaaaggaggtgggggtgtgacagtattgatcaaagaaactattatggcactagaaagggatgatgtagttgagaggtcaaagacagaaactatttggttagaattgaggaacaatagaggaacgATTAAACTACTGGGtaaatactataggccaccaaatagtgggaaggagaaagaggagcaaatttacaggcaaattacagaaagatgcaagaaagtTAGAGTattgataatgagggacttcaattatcccaatatagactgggatagtaacagtataaagggcaaagagaaggaggaattcttgaaatgagtacaagagaactttgtagaacagtgtgtttccagctcaacgaggaaggaagcaatgctggatctagttctgaggaatgaagtggagcaggtggagcatgtttcagtgggggagcatttggggaacagtggtcATAAtaccatcaggtttagaatagttatagaaaaggacaaggaacaatcaaatgtgaaaatacttaactggaggagggcaaatttcagtgagttagaaagggatcttgcccaggtggattggaatcaaaaattgtcaggtaagagagtaattgaacagtgggaggccttcaaggaggaggtggatcaggtacagaatagacacattcccacgagggagaaaggaagggctttgaatctggagctccctggatgactaaagctcataaaaatgaaacagaaaaaggaggcttatgacaaatgtaaggttcataatacagtagagaaccagactgaatacagaaagtacagaggagattttaaaaagggaatgagaggggcaaagagagagtatgagaatagattcggGTATGGTAGCAGagtggtcatgttactgggctaataatccggagtcatgaggtcaaatcctgccacggcagctgggagtttaaattcaattaattaacaaATGTGGAATAAATAAAaatctagtatcagtaatggtggccatgaaactaccggattgtcggtaaaacccatctggttcactaatgtcctttagggacagaaacctgccgtccttacccggtctggcctatatgtgactccagacccacagcaatgtggttgattcttaatcgccctctgaaatggcctagcaagccactcagctgtacaatctcgctacagaaagtcataagaagaatgaaactggacggaccacccggacatgacaaaggcaaaccaaaattgggagagctgtcccacagactaatcaagcagcagcctgacatagccatactcacagaatcatacctttcagccaacgtcccagactcttccatcaccatccctgggtatgtcctgtcccaccagaggtggcggtgcagagatatacagtaaggagggagtggccctgactccagaccccatgaaatctcacaaTTTtatgtcaaacatgggcaaggaaacctcctgctgattacctcctcagtcctcctctatgttgagcaccacttggaggaagcactgagggtagcaagggcacaaaatgtattctgggtgggggacttcaatgtccatcaccaagagtggctcggttgcaccactactgaacgagctggctgagtcctgaaggacatagctgcgagactgggcctggtgagcgaaccaacacgagggaaaaacctacttgacctcgtcctcaccaatctacatgtcgcagatgcatctgtccaggacagtattggtaggagtgaccaccgcacagtgctcgtggagacgaagtcccgtcttcacactaggacaccatccaacgtgttgtgtggcactatcactgtgctaaatgggatagattcagaacagatcaagcagctcaaagctgggcatccatgaggcactgtgggccatcagcagcagcagaattgtattcccgcataatctgtaacctcgtggcccggcatattcctcactctaccattaccaacaagccaggggatcaaccctggttcaatgaggagtgtagaagagcatgccaggagcagcaccaggcgtacctaaaaatgacgtgccaacctggtgatgctataacacaggattacatgcatgctaaacagcggaagcaacaaacatgctacagacagagctaagcgattccacaaccaacggatcagatcaaagctctgcagtcctgccacatccagtcgtgaatggtcgtggacaattaaacaactaacgggaggaggaggctctgtaaacatccctatcctcaatggtggaggagtccagcacgtgagtgcaaaagacaaagctgaagcgttggcaaccatcttcagccagaagtgccgagtggatgatccatctcagcctcctcccgatatccccaccattacagaagccagtctacagccaattcgattcactccaggtgatatcaagaaacggctgagtgaactggattacagcaaaggttatgggccccaacaacatcccagctgtagcgctgaagacttgtgctccagaactagccgcgcctctagcctagctgttccagtacagctacattcaacatcattaccatcgccgaatcccccacaatcaacatcctggaggtcaccattgaccaaaaaattaactggaccaaccatataaatactgtggctacaagagcaggtcagaggctgggtattctgtggcgagtgactcacctcctgactccccaaagcctttccaccatctacaaggaacaagtcaggagtgtgatggaatgctctccacttgcctggatgagtgcagctccaacaacactcaagaagctcaacaccattcaggacaaagcagcccgcttgattggcacccccatctaccaccctaaacattcactcccttcaccactggcgcactgtggctgcagtgtgtaccatctacaggatgcactgcagcaactcgccaaggcttcttcgacagcacctcccaaatccgcaacctctaccacctagaaggacaagggcagcaggcacatgggaacaataccatctgcacgttcccctccaagtcacacaccatcccgacttggaaatatatcgccgttccttcatcattgctgagtcaaaatcctggaactccctacctaacagcactgtgggagaaccttcaccacacggactgcagtggttcaagaaggcggctcaccaccaccttctcaagggcaattagggatgggcaataaatgccggcctcgccagtgacgcccacatcccatgaacgaataaaaaaaattagcagctaacataaaagggaacccaaaagtctgatAAACATATAAATCGTAAAACGGTAGTTAAGGGAAGGGTGGGGGTGATTAGGGAAAAAACAggagatctttttgtggaggcagggcgaatggctgaggtaataaatgaatacttcacatcggtcttcattagggaagaggatgctgctattgtagcagtaaatgaggaggtagtggtgatattggataaggtaaaaatagataaagagggagTACTCAAAAGAtttgcagtactcaaagtaga comes from the Heptranchias perlo isolate sHepPer1 chromosome 12, sHepPer1.hap1, whole genome shotgun sequence genome and includes:
- the LOC137328110 gene encoding spidroin-2-like, whose protein sequence is MGTQREGGPGPGDAAGGGARARGRSGRGGPGPGTQREGGPGPGDAAGGGARARGRSGRGGPGPGTQREGGPGPGDAAGGGARARGRSGRGGPGPGTQREGGPGPGDAAGGGARARGRSGRGGPGPGTQREGGPGPGDAAGGGARGRSGRGGPGTQREGGPGDAAGGGARGRSGRGGPGPGTQREGGPGPGDAAGGGARARGRSGRGGPGPGTQREGGPGPGDAAGGGARARGRSGRGGPGPGTQREGGPGPGDAGIIHAPRTADIIP